CTCCCTGAAGCGAACGTGTCGCTCTGGTTTCCGCCGGTATGTCAGCTCGGAGTCCACACTACTGCAGTTGGGCCTCTTCAAAATGGAGGTGGGGATTTTACAGCTGCTGGTCTGGACAGGGAGATCATGTGGAATCGCACAATGTTAGAGCACAACACTATAGTGTGCACGCACACTTGCATTCATACCTGTTCTGTGGAATAGCACAGAATAGTTCTAAACTAAATAGTTCATTTGAGTGAGAAGTTATGAATACATATCTGGAGTTATATTTACAACATGGGCAAGAGGAACAGGAACTTTAATCAGAGTGCATAATACCCTGCAAGCAGAAATGAGACATTATTTTCCAGCATTCTAAAATTGCCCATCATTTTGTAACACTGGCCTTGTACTCGGGCCCTGCGTGGAGATTTTCCTGCATTCAAGACTGACGCAAATAATAAACCAATACAGACACCTAGGGTGTGAGACATGAGGATATAatagaaaatttttaaaaaaacatctggatatatttcttgttttcagtCATAGCCTGGGTCTCCGTTAATCTGGAAAAAGCTAGACACGAAAATCGATGAGATATGCATGTTTTGCGGAATTTTAGCATAGTGAAAATTTAGGTGTAATTTTCCTGAATGTAGACAACAACATTgccatatttttccttttggaaaTCTTGAAAATGTCAAGGGTACTAAAAATTATTATCCATTCATAAGATCTCAATCTTTGCTTTATGGTATAATGTTGCAGTGCTTATGTATTGCAGTCAGTGATTTACGTACATTGACTGTAACGTAGAaagcaatacaaaacaaaaatataaggAGAAAAAGGGTGTCACCTTGTGCTTGGAGACTTCCTGTTGAGGATGGGGGTCCTTCCTGTGGTGGTGTCGGACCTCGGAGCGTCTCTCCCGGTGGGTTGGCGGGACGCCATTGAGTGCGTCGCTGAACGTATCCGTTGTAGTAAATCTCTTGGACAGCACCGAAACACACTGGCCCAGAGAGTCTGTGGAGTCCAAACATAGCCAAGGCACTGTTTTAGCCCACTCATCCCAGCTCAGTggttttaaatctgttttacaGAAGGACGCTGATAGAAATTTATAACACTGATTTACAACTCGGTGAGGTGCAATAAGAGTGAGAGGCCAACTTACACCACAGGAACACAGCTATGCCACTTTATTTACAGTACACTGATGCCACTGCAAATTTACCTTTGTCCATTATGACCCTGCTTGAGTCACCGACGGCGCACTTACTGTGTGCTAAGCAAAGGTTGCAAAAACAAGGAGCAACGCTTGCACTGACATCAGACACCCGAACCCTAACATCCCCCTGCCTTAGCACGTTAGCGATAAGTCCCGCACAGCCTCCACATTCTTCAACGATTGCGCAACGCCGCCTATAACTGTGACTCAAAGCATCAAGGACGTCCATTAGCTGAGACACTTTGAGATAAAATCTTGTTGTATTTTACTGCgggacaatgaaaaaaaaattttttttggaatgtcagcAAAGTGGTATTGGACAGAGCCTGTAAAACACTGGCCTCAAACTGTCAAGCGATAAAAGACAGAAGagtgcgtttatttatttatcattacaCTCAGCTGGCATTTtcaccagctgcagctgcagatctACAAGCCATTTATCCAGCTCTGAATTTACTGGAGTCTCGCAGCTGAATGACCCGACCCCAGCTGGACTTGGGTTGTCCCAAAAGCTGTTACTCTACAATGAAATACACTTGACCGACAATGCACACACTGCTGTTTTTACCTGTAAAACAATGATGGTAATTTGGTCTGTGTGCCTATAATTCCTGAGAATGCACTTTGTAAGAGGCTGTTCTGTAGCGTAGCTATAGCTTTGTATATCCATATGagatgtgattgtgtgtataaCCAAAAGCCTGTATTCAAACAACATTAATTCTTAATTTTACTCGATTAATTAAATGATGATTTAAATGAAATCTGTCCAATTAAGGTGCCTATGAGTCACTCACTGATCAATTGCATTAAACAAGCAGTCAAGCCTAGCCTTTAAATAACAGTTGCTATTCATTTCATAGAACATAAAATACGTTTGATTTGCCCATATTTGGTGTGAAGTGGGAATAATAAAATACACTGGGGTTACACTCAATCTGGGCAAAACCGCTAATACTAAACAGATACTAAAATTGCAACTGGTGGCCAGTGTCTGTCCCAAGACAgtcatatataaacacatagcatacagtacatacacacattaatacatacatacagttttGTACCATTATGTTACCAAAAATTAAACACAGTTTGATTTCTAGTGATCTCCAAGACTGAGGTGTGATGGAGCATGCTGCTGAGTTCTTAACAAATGAGCAGATTACATTTGGCTTTTCCAGCTTGTTTGACTAATTGCTTATTAAGATAATCAAATTAACTAAAAACCTCATTAAACATACGATAGGTTTCCCTTGCCTGCAGGATCAAATAATATATTAGTACATGTAATAATACTTTTAGTGGTATTTGAATAATTCTGAACTAGGCACTTAATGAACTGAAAGTccattctgaaaatatatttttaattcaatgaGGCCCACTGTTAATATTCCCTTGTGCATTCAATAAAAAGCTCCATGGTATGACAGTccaatgtactttaaaatattttaaaatatactgtatatattcactccgtatatacagtataatatcTGAATCATAAATAGTGATGACCTGTAGCCTTTTAGCCAAATCCTTCATTAGCTGGTTGGTTTCAGCATCAAGATGTTTATTCATATACCTTATATACTTTATAACCCCATAATCGCTATCCTGCATCCTATCACTCCTAAGTTTTATAGTTTGAAAGTGGGGCATTTGTACATATTCAGCACAGAGAGTGTTGTGATAATCTGTCCCATAATTTAGAGAAAACAGGATTTCCCTGCGCTCCACGTAATGCAATTGTTCAGTAAATCAGAGAGAAGGTGTTTACCTGTGTACTCGGTCTTGCCTATCTCAGCATAGACAGACGCCAGGAGCTCCAGGCTCCTGGCTGTGATGGGGTGGTCATTGCCAAAGGCTTTCTGTCTGATTTTAGTGGCCTGAAACAGAAGCAAAGGCAAGGTAAAGTCAAACACGGGAGGGCAGCGTTTCATTAGAGTCAGATTCAATCACGGGAATTTATGTCATAACTTAATGGTTTGTGTCAGAATGTCATTGAAACTGAGATGCCATTCACGGCACAATAATAATCTCATTTATGTTAGAAGGCAGAACAATGCAAAGGGCTACAGTTAAAGTATGGCACTTAATGAAAGTACAGTATTACCCCATAAAGCTTATTAATATACCATATGGATAGTGGCATTACGTAGAAGGACGTGTCCTGTGCTTCACATGAACATTTGCAGTAAGGTAAAGCACTGCCACCCAGCTAATCCACACATAGGCACACCGTACATTAATTTGATACACAGACATACCTTGCCGCTGTACTCTAAAGCAAGATGTGGTCTGAAAAGAAGAACAGAAACAGCCGTCACTCATCAGTCATCAGTTCTCTGCTAGGACTGAGTCTGAGTGTGAGCAGGCAtgaatatgtgtgcgtgtttatgcgtgtgtccatgtgtgcatgtttacgcGTGTGCTCACGCTTGTGCTTATACACAGTTCATGTCTGTACGTTTGTGGCTTCCTTATTCTCCCACCCGCCACttacacagaacacactgacacatgacCAGTCAAGGTTGCTGCTCCTGCTGATCCTGCATTGTGAAGCCCATCTCCCCACGCAAGGTCAGTGCTTCCAGGTGGCCCAGCCCTGCTGAACTCCAGTGACCCCTCAGTCCTCCGGCCGCCCAGCATATGGCCCGTGCCTGCGGGCCCTCTGCCTCACACTGAGCAGATGGGCCCGTTCTAACTCCCTGTCGCCCGCTCCCCTGCCAGCGATGATTACCAGCTGATGAACACCCCATTTCGGCTGTGACCAAGGTCCTTTTGCCAGCCGCAGTGCTGCAGTGCCTATCCTCTAACAGTAATGGATGGCTTATCATCACAACACACCACTGACCAGAGGTCTTTAAACCAGCACTGGACGACATGATGTATGTCCACAGTCGGCAGCCATTTAAtaccattatttttttcctcgcCGCCATTCTTTTTATGGTCGCGCTCTGTGACTCACAAAGTGCCGATATCGCGTAATTCAGATGACGGGAAAAAGCCCATCCCAAGACAGCTGCCCCATATTGTTTTTATAACTGCATAATATGATAGAATAAGATGGACGGTCTATCTGGAATTGATGTCACTGGTGACATTTAGATTTTGATCAAAATGTTTCTGTCACAATGCTTGTATTTAGCTAACGCAGCAGACAGACATGTAAAAAGAGAAAGGCCATATTGGCTTTCTGAATGAAATTATCTCAAAATCGTATTTTATATTATACAGAAATGTCAATGTCAATATTGACATTAATAATGACATAACAATGTATTTTATACAATTTCCTATATTACCCTGAAGTGCTGTCTCAAAATGTATGCTTGTTTCTCATGATAGTGATCGGATTAGGAAACAAGATTCAGCAAGATCAGGTATGAAGAACCAAAAATAACCCATTTCAGAGAAGACCACAATGGTGGAACATAATTGAACGAATATTATTTATACTATGTGTATTTAAATCAGCGTTTGGAGTCCTTGGTACTAACAAATCTGAACTTGGGCATACTGTGATTCTGCATTGTGGTGCAGGCAGCGTGACACAGAGAAGAAGTCAGATTATGAAGTCAGTGGAAATGTTCAACTAGTGCCAACTGCCGTTTGCGGTGAGGTGGCATCCGGGCAGCGTTACGCGGCATGGCACCCGCAGCCTGGGTTACGGCTGCACCCTGAACCCCTCTGAACCGCCGCGAGGTGTGAGCCGCCTCGCACCCGCTGTGTCCCCCTGCAGGGCGACCGCAAGGTCATCCATCACTTCCGCGTGTCCTCATAAATGTAGAGCAGGCCGTGTTTAGTGCTACAGATGTCAGCGCTACTGTTCCAAACCATAGCCTCTTAAATAAGTAATGGCTGGGTGTTGGGTGCACCGTGTTAGAGTGTCCCTCTCGACATTCGATCGTTGGCTTCCCAGCATACCTGCTGATCGGAGGACTTCCTGCCACTTTGTTGAAAGATTCAGGAGAAAAGGAACTTCCTGCCTGACATACAGGTCAGCTTAAAAATGATCTACAGTGCTAAAAAAGATAAACAAGTTCCTTGTTTCACCTACAGTACCATCTCAGCCAAAAGTGTCCCTTCATGGTAATATTTCCTTTCCTTCTCCCATGTTCTGgaacattttgaaaagtatATAGTTTGAAATTCTTTTCCCCGTAAGGATTATTTTGAGTCCTGAGTACTTAAAAGGGCTTGAAGCCTTAAAATCTTAAATAGTTTATTTAGAACGTACTCCACTctaacagaaatatttcagtagCCTTTTGACCTGAACAAAGTGAACATCTGagtaaaataaactaaattatgAACCATGAAAAAATGCTGTTTGGAGTAGTCTTTTTCTGGTCAGTAACCACTTTGTGCTATTCACAAGGAGATATGGAAAATAGTTTAAAGtttctggggtttttaaaaaaagaaattatttaaattgtagtGGACGTTTTCGactggcccagacagttttgtgtgcaACAGAGgatatttagatatttacagtGCTGATGACAGTGTTTTCTAATTACCTGTTGGCATTACAAGGATACGCCTGATACCAAAACATCCCCGGTTTTCAGTCTAAAGCAAgcaaatacacttcaagtaactttGAAGCAGCTTATACAGCAACATTGCTGCCAGAGGTTGTATACTTGTATATTATTcttctaaaattaaaattttcaatgtttaattttatttaccgCTAGAACAATTTCCAACAGCACATACAACATGAAAAGGAAGCACTGGCACCGTGTACAATTGCATATTTACATTGGTAATTGTGAATAAACTCGATGAAATTAATCTGTTTATATGTGCAACCTCTGAACACAGAATGTTGCTATACAAACTACATGTTGGAGGTAAACTTGAAGCATATTTTCccgctttagaccacaaacccccacGCCATGCAGGGGGGCCCTGAAACCAACAATCGTAAAGCCAGCAGGATGCTAGAAACcgctgtaaatatttaaaatatcattcACTTCACATAAAAGGTGTGGGCCAATtacaaacatacattaaaactgaaataataataaaaggtcTCAGAAGCTGATCACTTCAAGCTGAGATCATAATTGCAGCTCACAGGAGCACAGCGTGCACTTTGATGTCCTTGTGTCTTCCGAAACTCAAGCTCAGAGCCACAGTAATAAAGAATCTCCACCTCATTCAAGTTTAAAGCCACCACCAATACTGCACACCACACCACCTTCCCCTAAGCAATCAAGCTAAATGCTGTAATGTTCCACCCAATGACAATACAGGTATAGAAAAGTGGAGCTTTCTGTCTTTCTATGCATGTTGCGACCAAAGATATTACTACTCAATCCATCAGAGAGAAAAGGGATACTGGTTTCCGTTGTTCCAGCAGCATTTGAAACTTACAAGAGAAGTGGCGTATGTGTTATTTCCCATCcgagagagaaatgaaagtgGATCCTTTTGCATGCAGCCCCAGGCATAAAGACTTCTCAGGCTGATATACGGCAAGAGAAATTTCCATCCCATTTACCTAAGGCTCCGTGTTTGCATCATTACAGAAGGTCGAAAACATAAATACGCTTCACAATGACACAATAACATCATTTTAGACTCCACAGACAATGCCAGTTTTCCTGTAATACAGTGTCCTATCttcaaaaagcacatttaatatttaaaagtgCTGAAATTGGGAGAACACAAGAAGATAACCAATAGCCACCGTTTAGATATAAGCTAATGAAAAATTCAGAGGACATAGTTTTTCAGTATATGAAGGGCattagtaaataaaaaaacatcaaattaaCCCTCTGaaacctggcagaaaaaaatagtttaagtAATTTTTGAGTGTCTTGAacgacaaaaacatgttgcagtgaaaataattatttaaatatttatttgattttgattgaaTGTTCTTTGTAGTACAGGTTTCAGtgtagtagaatatatggttctggAGATTAAGACCACAGATTCATGGCCCCTAtgaggacaaaaatgaattgctgcaTTTTAGGAGCTTAAAAGGAAATACACAGATCTCTCCAGAAACATTTTTCCATCATAACCTGTATGTATTCTGGTCAAGAGCGGTTTAAGAGACAATCACAGCAACCAGCCCTCGTAATGTCTATGGATGCGCTTCTGCACCATGAATAAATCAAATGGCAGCAATGTGCTGCGTCACAGTGGCCAGACAGCAGCTCCCCTCCACAGGCACTGGACCAAGCCAACATAAGGCTCCGAATCCGGCACGCTCCATTAAGCTTCCCTGGCCTCTCCCCAGCTATAACTCAGTATTGACAGCCAATGGTCGGCACTGATCGATGTCTCTCAGTCGATGCCTGGCTCGCCTGCACGGAGAACACTTCCCAGTTCCTCTTAACCACTTCATAACAACAAATGCCTCAGCTTCCAGTACTAATCTTCAGTGTCTGCCCCGAAAACAGCTAAGATATGGTGCAAAGGAAAGTATGACATGGTCCGCTGGACAAATAGGAGATTTTCATAATTGAAGGTTTAGCACTGTGATGGTGTAGTTTTATCTGTGGATCAATGGATGATCTGCCCACAGCCCGTGATGCACCCACAGCCTACCTTTTGCTCATGATGCACACCTGGGCGAGTCTCTCATAGTCCTGAGCTTGAGAGGCCTGCTCCGATAGCTCCTTCGAAGACTCCCATCCCGCCGATCCCAGCGAAGTCGTCTCCTGAGGACCTGTCACAGAAGGTGTAATCAGAGTCCGTCAGCAGCCAACTGCCCTCCCCGGGCCAGGAAACAGGATCCCAAACGCGGGCAGGCGGCCACCGCGGCTCCGCACGGCCCCCGGACAACCCACACGCCACGCTGGGCAGCGGGGAGCAGGACGGACGGCGATAAGGTGCGTAGATAAGATCAGAGAGGAAACGAACGCGCTAGCATGTACGCACGCGAGCACAGCCGCGGGTCAGGATGAAACAGAGCTGTACTTCCTGTCTCTCGCTGGTCTTAAGTGTACCCTTGTTCCCTCTCATAAAGCACACCATGCATCGTGCCTAACTCATGACTTGGGAGGAGCGAGGATGATGCATGACCAAGGCAGAGAAAAGAGGcgaatgaggagagagagaggtttgggAAAGAAGACTGGGAGAGTTtagaagaggagagggggatgagcTTAGTGACAGAAATTACACATGGAAGGATGGACATGCATATTTCGGGGATGGACAGAATTAGgacagggaaagaaaaaaagaaaagataaatgcaaaaaaagagagagagcgagagggtaAGCAAAACGCTGGTACTAGTGCAGCTGGGAACCAGGCGGATGTGCTGATTCAGAGGCCTCTGGTTTCTGTGGTGCTGTTCCTTGCTTAATCAGATACCGCAGAGCAGGGCCATTTGTCTTCTCTGTGGCCCCCTGCTCCTGTATCCTGCACATGCGAGAGCCGGTCGCTGTATCAGCAGCGCTCGGGCGCAAACAGAAGCAGCGGCCTTGCAAAGAGGCACCAGGCGATAGATCACTGCTGTTGGGTGAATGCCAATGCAAAATCAGGGAAGGGTTGTTT
This window of the Anguilla anguilla isolate fAngAng1 chromosome 1, fAngAng1.pri, whole genome shotgun sequence genome carries:
- the c1h14orf180 gene encoding nutritionally-regulated adipose and cardiac enriched protein homolog isoform X1 encodes the protein MLNGGREGLFELGRQLQRQGEPQAALHCFLSCLLGLTHVQSFHSLPNCLHQIAELFIEEKNYVKALQFIQAEKMFYEVALLELTALQGSAGPQETTSLGSAGWESSKELSEQASQAQDYERLAQVCIMSKRPHLALEYSGKATKIRQKAFGNDHPITARSLELLASVYAEIGKTEYTDSLGQCVSVLSKRFTTTDTFSDALNGVPPTHRERRSEVRHHHRKDPHPQQEVSKHKTSSCKIPTSILKRPNCSSVDSELTYRRKPERHVRFREPELTVHDIPNYDYLVAYDASPSRPHLALITCLFLLLSVLGVVLYCSDRRRPQRVCEELEGVLAVYLLQMKQVVWGCWIWLTMQ
- the c1h14orf180 gene encoding nutritionally-regulated adipose and cardiac enriched protein homolog isoform X2 gives rise to the protein MLNGGREGLFELGRQLQRQGEPQAALHCFLSCLLGLTHVQSFHSLPNCLHQIAELFIEEKNYVKALQFIQAEKMFYEVALLELTALQGSAGPQETTSLGSAGWESSKELSEQASQAQDYERLAQVCIMSKRPHLALEYSGKATKIRQKAFGNDHPITARSLELLASVYAEIGKTEYTDSLGQCVSVLSKRFTTTDTFSDALNGVPPTHRERRSEVRHHHRKDPHPQQEVSKHKTSSCKIPTSILKRPNCSSVDSELTYRRKPERHVRFREPELTVHAYDASPSRPHLALITCLFLLLSVLGVVLYCSDRRRPQRVCEELEGVLAVYLLQMKQVVWGCWIWLTMQ